CGTGTCAGGGGAGCCCCTTGTCGGGCGTAGACCCGGGTTTCTCCCACTGCGGGAAAATGGATGGAGACTGTGCGTCCTTGGCACTCAACGACACTGCCCAAACCCAGCTCCGATTCGCTATCACTGATCCAGCGCTGGCCGGGTAAGAAAACTGGCATTTGGGTATGATCCTGGCAAAAAGAGGCAGATGATATCATTTCACTGTTTTTGATCCAGTGCGACCATGTCTGTTCGTGCGGCCTGTGGATGGTATTGGGGCGGGAAAAGACTTGAGTCTGGGCGGCGGCTGGGAATAATAGTCCGACGACAAACTGAGTATGGTGAATTGTGGAAAAGAAGTTTGAAAAGATTCTCTGGAGCAGCCGGCTTGTAGTCCTGGCTGCCGTTGTGGCAAGCATGGCTGCGGCCATCGCAATGTTCTATATGGCTTCGGTGGACGCTGTTTACATGATCTCTCACCTCGGAGATTATGCCTCCCCTTCGCTGAGTGCAGAGCAACGGATCGATTTACGATCCTCCACTGTTACCCATGTGGTGGAGATTGTGGACGGTTATCTGTTGGCGACGGTGCTACTGATCTTCTCCCTCGGCCTATATGAACTGTTCATCAGTAAAATCGATTACGCCGAGAACTCTGAGAGCGCCTCGAATG
This sequence is a window from Candidatus Thiodiazotropha sp. LNASS1. Protein-coding genes within it:
- a CDS encoding YqhA family protein, translated to MEKKFEKILWSSRLVVLAAVVASMAAAIAMFYMASVDAVYMISHLGDYASPSLSAEQRIDLRSSTVTHVVEIVDGYLLATVLLIFSLGLYELFISKIDYAENSESASNVLMITSLDDLKSRLAKVVMMILVVRYFEFALSMEFSTPMDLLQFAGGIALLGLALYLAHLSDKDGAH